Genomic segment of Tiliqua scincoides isolate rTilSci1 chromosome 1, rTilSci1.hap2, whole genome shotgun sequence:
CCCAAATGCTCCTCAGGCTGTatgcttccccttcccttcctgtaTCCACTTCTGTACTCCACTtgtttaaaacagattttttgtgtgtgtgtgcaaattcCACCTTTGTAACAATCACCACTGCCAACCCAAGTGGCAACTGCAGTGCTGTAACAAGGGAAAATAGTACTCCCTGCTCCTGTAATTGGTAGaattaaaatacttttaaagTGTGATGCCACCACTCCTTGTCATTTAAAATAGCACATCTTTTCACTCCTGTTTTTCAGAAATTACAGTCCATCACAGGAAATGGAGGGGACCTCTATACACCAGAACAAATGGACTTCAGGCTTAAAACATTTTCACCATGAGCCAAGTTCCTTTTCCATGTCAGACTTTTAAGGTTTGAAAAATAACATGCTGCTTCTGCGGGAGAAAAAGATGCTTATGGTAAGAAGACTATTTATTCACTCTGCCAAATAGAAGAGCACTAGAAACAATGGCTTCAAAAGTCTCATGTTTGTACGTCCTGACAGTTGTTTGCTGGGCCAGTGCTCTTTGGTACTTAAGTATAACACGTCCCACCTCATCTTACACCGTCCCCAGAACTTACGAAAGCATCTCAATGGCAAGAAAAAACGTCACCTTTGGCAATATAAGGACTCGACCAATCAATCCCCATTCTTTTGATTTTCTCATCAATGAACCTGAAAAATGCGAGAAGAATCCCCCTTTTCTGGTTATTCTCATCAGCACGACTCACAAAGAATTTGATGCAAGACAAGCCATTCGAGAGACTTGGGGAGACGAGAACAACTTCAAAGGCATTAAGATTTCCACTCTCTTTCTGCTGGGGAAAAACACAGACCCTGTGCTCAACCAGATGGTCGAGCAAGAAAGCCAAATTTTCCATGACATCATTGTGGAGGACTTCATTGACTCGTACCATAACCTGACTCTGAAGACATTAATGGGAATGAGGTGGGTGGCCACATTTTGTTCAAAAGCCAAGTACATCATGAAAACAGACAGCGACATTTTTGTAAACATGGACAACCTGATTTACAAATTGCTCAAACCCAACACCAAGCCAAGGCGTAGATACTTCACAGGTTATGTCATCAATGGAGGCCCAATAAGGGATGTTCGCAGTAAATGGTACATGCCTAGAGACTTGTATCCTGACAGCAACTACCCACCATTTTGCTCAGGCACTGGCTACATTTTTTCAGCAGACGTAGCAGAGATGATTTACAAAACCTCCCTCCATACTAGACTTCTTCATCTTGAAGATGTATACGTGGGACTCTGTCTGCGGAAGCTTGGCATCCATCCTTTTCAAAACAGTGGCTTTAATCACTGGA
This window contains:
- the B3GALT1 gene encoding beta-1,3-galactosyltransferase 1 produces the protein MASKVSCLYVLTVVCWASALWYLSITRPTSSYTVPRTYESISMARKNVTFGNIRTRPINPHSFDFLINEPEKCEKNPPFLVILISTTHKEFDARQAIRETWGDENNFKGIKISTLFLLGKNTDPVLNQMVEQESQIFHDIIVEDFIDSYHNLTLKTLMGMRWVATFCSKAKYIMKTDSDIFVNMDNLIYKLLKPNTKPRRRYFTGYVINGGPIRDVRSKWYMPRDLYPDSNYPPFCSGTGYIFSADVAEMIYKTSLHTRLLHLEDVYVGLCLRKLGIHPFQNSGFNHWKMAYSLCRYRRVITVHQISPEEMHRIWNDMSSKKHLRC